CACGGCGGCCAGGACCCCGCTCGCCCCGCCCCCGATCACGATCACACGCTGTCCCAACGTCATCCGCATGTTCGGCCTCCAATGCCGACTTATCCTATCGGGATTTTATGATTCCTGTCCAGACTCGTGGACCGGTGGCACGGCATTCTCCGTTAATCCGCAATTCTGGTCATCGGTTTCGCGAGACGCGCGTTTGTGAGTGCTGAATTAGTCGACAAAATCGATCTACTAAAGCATCCTCGTGGCTCATCCAACGGCCCGCCCGCGGCCCCGGCTCACGAGGAAGCACGATGTCCCGGTCCTACCTGGTCGGCCTTGCCGGCAACACCCAGCGCCCATCGCGTACCCTGGGGCTCGTCGAGGCGCTCGTCGCCGAGATCGGCCTTCGGCATCCGGTCGACAGCGAGGTCCACGACCTCGTCGATCTCGGCGCCGACCTCGGAGCCACGCTCGATCCGCGGTTCGCGCCGCCGCGGCTCGCCGGCATCCTGGACGCGATCGAGACCGCGGACGCGCTCGTCGTGGCCTCGCCGGTCTACAAGGGGGCCTATACGGGCCTGTTCAAGCACCTGTTCGACCTGATCGATCCCAAGGGCCTCGCCGGCAAGCCGGTGGTCATCGCCGCCACCGGCGGCAGCGAGCGGCATTCGCTGGTCGTCGACCACGCGCTCAGGCCGCTCTTCGGCTTCTTCGGCGCCGCGATCGTGCCGACCGGGGTCTACGGCACCGAGAAAGAATTCCTGGACTACCGGCCGAGCCATTCGGCCCTGGTGGCGCGCATCGGGCAGGCGGCCGACGAGACGGCCAGGCTGCTGCGCGTCCATGCCGGGCCCGCCGCGCTGGCGCGCAGGGCCTGATCCCTCCTTCCACACCAATGGAGATCCTGATGCTGACGAGACGAAGCACGCTCGCCCTGCTGGGCGCGACCGCAGGAGCCGGATGGCTCGGCCGACCAGGCGCCGGCCATGCGCAGGGCGGGGAGCCCGCGCGGGAATTCCGCATCGGCTACCAGAAGTCCGGCGGGCTGGTGATCGCCCGGCGCCAGGAGGCGCTCGAGAAGCGTCTCGCGGCGCGCGGCATCAAGGTGAGCTACATCGAGTTCCAGGCCGGGCCTCCGCTCCTCGAGGCGCTGAACCTCGGCGCCATCGACTTCGGCACGACCGGCGACACGCCGCCGATCTTCGCCCAGGCGGCCCGGGCCAACCTGGTCTACGTGGCCACCATCCCGGCCCCGGGGGCGGGCTCCGCCATCCTGGTCAAGCGGGACGGGCCCATCCGCTCGCTGGCGGACCTGAAGGGGCGGACGATCGGGTTCACCAAGGGCTCGAGCGCCCACAACTTCACGGTCAACGCGGTCAAGAAGGCCGGGCTCGCCTGGAGCGACATCAAGCCCGCCTATCTCTCGCCGGCCGATGCCGGCGCGGCCTTCGCCAACGGCTCGATCGACGCCTGGACGATCTGGGATCCCTTCTACGCGATCGCGGAGAAGACCCAGGACGCGCGGGTGCTGACGACGGCCGAGGGCATCGTCGAGACGAACTCCTTCTACCTTGCCAACGGCACCTACGCCAAAGCGAACCCCGGCCTGGTCCGCGACGTCCTCGACGAACTGACCCGGGTCGCCGCCTGGGCCACGGAGCATCCCGACGAGGTCGCCCGCGCGCTCGCCGAGGTGACCGGCGTCGCCCTTGAGCACCAGCAGCGGGCCGCCGCCCGGACCCGCTACGCGGTCACCCCGGTGACGGAAGACGTCGTCCGCAGCCAGCAGGCCATCGCCGACGAGTTCGCCCGCCTCGGCCTGATCCCCCGGACCATCAACGTGCGCGAGGCGGTCTGGACGCCGCCGGTGACCTGACCCGGTCGCCGCCCGCGACCTGCCCGACCCCTCAATCCCAAGGACCCGACCATGGCCCACCCCGACAAACCGATCGACTTCTTCTGGTTCATCCCCACCAGCGGCGACGGACCCTACCTCGGCACCGACGAGGGGCACCGCGCCCCCGACCACCGGTACCTGCGCGAGATCGCCACGGCGGTCGACCGGCTGGGCTACGGCGGCGTGCTGCTCCCGACCGGGGCCAACTGCGAGGACAGCTGGATCACCGCCACGGCGCTCGCCACCGCCACCGAGAAGCTGCGCTTCCTGGTCGCGATCCGGCCCGGAACGGCCAGTCCGGCCTTCTACGCCCGGCTCGCCGCGGCCCTCGATCGGGTCTCGAACGGACGGCTTCTGCTCAACATCGTGGTCGGAGGCTCGCCCAGGGAACTGGCCGGGGACGGCATCTTCCTGCCGCACGACGAGCGCTACGACCACGCCGAGGAGTTCTTCGAGGTGTTCGAGACCCTGGCGCGGGGCGGGGCGGCGACCCTCGAGGGCAGGCACATCAAGGCGCAGGGCGCCAAATTGCAGTTCCCCTTCGTGCAGAAGCCCCGCCCGCCGCTGTTCTTCGGCGGGTCGTCGGACGCGGCGATCGCCTTCTCGGCGGGCCGGGTCGACAAGTATCTCACCTGGGGCGAGCCGCCGGCCGACGTGGCGGAGAAGATCGGCCGCGTGCGCCAGGCCGCGGCGGCGAAGGGCCGGACGGTAACCTTCGGGATCCGGCTGCACTTCATCGTGCGAGAAACCGACGAGGAGGCCTTCGCGGCGGCCGACCGGCTGATCTCCCGGCTCGACGACGCGACGATCGCGGCCCAGCAGGCGAAATTCGCGACCGAGTCGGACTCGGTCGGCCAGCGGCGCATGACGGCGCTGCACGGCGGCCGCCGCGACGCCCTCTACGTGGCCCCGAACCTCTGGGCGGGAGTCGGGCTCGTGCGCGGCGGGGCCGGGACGGCGCTGGTCGGGAGCCCCGCCACGGTGGCGGCGCGCCTGCGCGAGTACCAGGCGCTCGGCATCGACACGGTGATCGGGTCCGGCTACCCGCATCTCGAGGAGGCCTACCGGGTGGCCGAGCTGCTGTTCCCCGCCCTGGGGCTCTCGCAGACGCGCGGCGGCCAGGTGCTCGAGGGCGATTTCGGGACCGGCGCGCCGCGCCGGCGCATCACAGGCCTCGCCGCCGCGGTCTGACGCCGTGGGCGGGCCGGCACCGCCGCACGCCGGCCCGCCCGGATCTCTCCCCGTCTTTCCCGAGAGGATGCCATGGCCAAGTCGCCGCTTTCCGCCTTCGTGCCCTATGCCCTGCCGGCCGCCGTGATCGCGCTGTGGCAGGTCGGATCCAGCCTCGGCCTGATCTCCGACCGCGTGCTGCCGGCGCCGACCGACGTGGTCGCGGCGGGCTGGCGCCTCGCCCTGTCGGGCGAACTCCTGGCCAATGCCCGGTCGAGCGCGGCGCGCGCCGTGTCCGGGCTTCTGATCGGGGGGACGATCGGCTTCGGCCTCGGGCTCGCCAACGGCCTGTCCCGTGCCTCCGACCGGCTGACCGACACCACCGTGCAGATGATCCGAAACATCCCGCACCTGGCGCTGATCCCGCTGGTCATCCTGTGGTTCGGCATCGGCGAGGAGGCGAAGCTGTTCCTGGTCGCGCTCGGGGTGTTTTTCCCGGTCTACGTCAACACGGTGCACGGCGTGCGCGGGGTCGACGGGCAGCTCATCGAGATGGGACGGATCTACGGCATGAGCCGCTGGACCCTGTTCCGGAAGGTGATCCTGCCCGGGGCGCTGCCGTCCATCTTCGTCGGCCTGCGCTACGCGCTCGGCATCATGTGGCTGACGCTCATCGTCGCCGAGACCATCTCGGCCTCCTCGGGGCTCGGCTACATGGCCATGCAGGCGCGCGAGTTCATGCTCGTCGACGTGGTCGTGCTCTCGATCCTGATCTACGCGCTGCTCGGAAAGCTCGCCGACGTGCTCGCCCGCAGCCTCGAACGCCGCAGCCTCGCCTGGCATCCGGCCTTCCACAATCACTGAGGACAAGCCCATGACCAGCCTCGCCCGGATCGATCCGACCGGCCCTTCCGTCTCTCCCGTCCCGCTCGGAGCGGGGTGGGGCGAAGCGGCGGCGGCCCCGCCGGCCCCTCCGCCCGAGCCTCGCCGCGCCGGCGTCTCGCTGTCGCTCGCCGGCGTCGGCAAGGCCTTCGGCGACAAGGTGGTGCTCGAGGGCATCGACCTCGACGTGCCGGCGGGACAGTTCCTGGTGGTGGTCGGCAAGAGCGGCTGCGGGAAGAGCACGCTCCTGCGGCTCCTGGTCGGGCTCGACCAGCCGACCGGCGGCACGATCGCGCTCGGCCACGGGCGGGAGGGCCGCGCCAATGCGCGCATCGTCTTTCAGGAGCCGCGCCTGCTGCCGTGGGCGACGGTCGCCGACAACGTGGCGGTCGGCCTGCCGGCCGCCCGGGACCGGGCCTCGGCGCGGGCCGCCGCGCTCGACGTGCTCGCGGACGTGCATCTCGAGAGCCGCGCCGACGAGTGGCCGTCAGTGCTCTCCGGCGGCCAGCGCCAGCGGGTCGCGCTCGCCCGGGCGCTCGTCAGCCATCCGGATCTGCTGGTCCTCGACGAGCCGCTCGGCGCCCTCGACGCGCTGACCCGGATCACCATGCAGCAGTTCGTGGAGCGGGTCTGGCACGCCCAGGGCTTCACGGCCGTGCTGGTCACCCACGACGTGTCGGAGGCGGTCGCCCTCGGGGACCGGGTCGTGGTGGTCGACGAGGGGCGCATCGCGCTGGACCTCGCGGTCGACCTGCCGCGGCCGCGCGAGCGCGGCTCGCCGGAACTCGCCGCCCTGGAGGGTCGGCTCCTCGATGCGATCTTCGGCGTCGCGGACGTGGTCTACTGAAGGGGCCGGCGCGCCCGGGCCGTCGCCGGGCGAGGGCGTTCCGGGCCGGTCCTACGGGCCGGTCCCGCCTTGGCCGGCCGACCAGGCGCGCGCGTTGGCCGAGCGGCGGGCCATCTGGGCGAGCGTGGTGGTGTCGAGCACGCGGGAGATCGCATCGCGCACGTCGACCATGGTCAGTCGGACCGGGCAGGTCTCCAGGTCTGAACAGTCGTCGCAGGGCCGGAAGGCGGTGCGGCTGGCGCAGCCGATCGGGGCGAGCGGGCCGTCCAGCGAACGGACGACGTCGCCGAGCCGGATCTCGTCCGGGGCCCGGGCGAGCGCCACGCCGCCGCCGGGGCCCTTCTTGGAGCGCACGAAGCCGGCGTTGCGCAGATCGAGCAGGATGGCGTCGAGGAACTTCTTCGGGATGTTCTCGGCGGCGGCGATGCCGGCGATGGACGCCGTCTGGCCCGGCTCCAGGCCGGCGAGATGGGCGAGGGCCTTGAGGCCGTATTTGCCTTTGTTGGTGAGCATGCCCGGATGTCCGTCCTTCCGTTGGGCATACGGGCCGCGCTGCCCGGGGTCAATCGTCCGGCCCCGACGCGCTGGCGGGCGGCGGTCCCCCTTGGCGCGAACATCCAGACTGGTGTTTCGTTAGGGCCCTGGCAAGCGAAAGGGCTCTTCCCATGGACATCCAGCGCGCAGGCAGCAAACCCTCGGGACGGGGGCCGTCCGACTGGTTCACCGGTACGGTCCGCATCGACCCGCTGTTCTCGGCGCCCGCGCCGGCGCGCGTTGCGGGCGCCCTGGTGACCTTCGAGCCGGGCGCGCGGACGGCCTGGCATACCCATCCCCTGGGCCAGACCCTGATCGTCGTCAGCGGACGCGGGCTTGCGCAGCGGGAGGGCGGACCGGTCGAGGAGATCCGTCCCGGCGACGTTGTCTGGTTTCCGCCCGGCGAGAAGCATTGGCATGGGGCCAGTCCGGAGACCGCCATGAGCCACATCGCCGTCCAGGAGGCGCTCGACGGCAAGACCGTCGACTGGCTGGAGCATGTCGGCGACGCGGAGTACGGGGGGCAGCGAGCCGGCTAGGGCAGCCGCCCCTCGCCGGGCGCCGGGTTGATCCAGCGGAAGGGGCGTGCGACCTTCAATCGGTTCGCATCCGGCTCCGGGCATGGGGGGTCGGCAGCCCGGGAGTTCGCCGATGGTGTCCGCCAAGGCCCATGTCCAGGAGATCGAGCGCGTCGCGCGCGGAGACAGCAGTACCCGCGACGCGGCTGTGCTGCAGTCGTGGCTCCGCTGCCTCAACGACTACCGGCTCGATCCGGCCAAGGCCCAGGAGGCCTATATCGTCCCGCAGACGCAGCTCAAGGAACATCGGGAACAGGCGCAGGAACTGATCCGGATCGGACGGTCGGCTATCGAGGGCCTGTTCCGGCACGTGATGGACCAGCACTACGTCCTGCTGCTCTCGGATGCCCGGGGCGTCACGGTCGACTTCATGGGCGACCCGACCTTCGACAACCAGTTGCGCAAGGCCGGCCTCTATCTTGGGTCGGAATGGTCGGAGAGCCGGGCCGGGACCTGCGCGGTCGGCGCCTCGATCGTGTCGGGCGAACCGGTGGTCATCCATCAGGACGACCATTTCGACACCTGCCACATCGGGCTCACCTGCACGGCGGCGCCGATCTTCGACACGTTCGGCGACCTGACGGCGGTGCTCGACATCTCGCAGCTCCGCTCGCCCACCGCCAAGGCCAGCCAGCATCTCGCGCTCCACCTCGTCTCCGAGACGGCCCGGCGGATCGAACTCGCCAACCTCATGGCGCGCACGCGCCACGACTGGATCCTGCGGCTCTCGCGCTCGCCGGACTTCCTGGACGTGGATCCGGAGGCGGCGGTCTCGGTGGATGCCTCCGGCCGGATCTCGGGGATGACTCACGGCGGCTTCCGGGCCCTGTCGCGCATCCTCGGCAGCGCGGCGGGGGGCACGCGCGGGCTGATCGGCCAGCCGATCTCGCGCTTCCTGGACCTCGAGGTGGACGAACTGCCGCGCCTCATGCGCGGCCGGCCGAACGGCGAGCGGGTGGTGCGCACCCGCGGGGCGGCGGCGCTCTTCGCGAGCGCGGTGGCGCCTGTGCAGAGCTTCCGGGGCGGGCCGGCCACCGGCAGCCGGGTGCCGCGGGCCTTGCGGGACCTCGGTTTCGGGGATGCGGCGATCGAGGCCGTACAGGTCAAGGCGAGCCGGCTCGCGGGGCGCGACATCCCGATCCTGATCCAGGGCGAGACCGGCACCGGCAAGGAATTCCTGGCCCGGGCCATCCACGACAGCCAGCCCAACCCGGGGCGCTTCGTCGCCGTCAATTGCGCGGCGATCCCGGAGAGCCTGATCGAGTCCGAGCTCTTCGGCTATGCGCCGGGCGCCTTCACGGGCGCCTCGCCGCGCGGCAAGACGGGGCTGATCGAGGCGGCCGACGGGGGTACGCTGTTCCTCGACGAGATCGGGGACATGCCGCTCGGCCTGCAGGCGCGGCTCCTCAGGGTGCTCGCCGAAGGGGAGGTGACGCCGGTCGGCGCGCACCGGCCGAAACCCGTGCGCTTCCGCCTGATCTCGGCCTCCCACCACGCGCTCGACCGGCTGGTGGCGACGGGTGCGTTCCGGCAGGACCTCTTCTTCCGGCTCAACGCGGCGACCCTGAAGCTTCCCCCGCTGCGCGAGCGGAGCGACTTCGACGCGCTCGCCGACCATGTGCTGAAGCGCGCCGCCGAGGACCTCGGGGTCTCGGTCCGTCTCTCCGCCGAGGCGCGGCTGGCGCTGCGGCGGCACGACTGGCCGGGCAACCTGCGCGAACTCGCCAACGCGCTGAAGGTGGCGGCCGCGCTGGCGGAGGGCGGGGAGATCCGGCGCGAGGACCTGCCCGACCATGCCGGCGCGACGGGGCCGTCCGGCCACCCCGACCCGGGCGAGGATCTCAGAGCCCGGCTCGCCGCCTGCGGGGGCAACGTGTCGGCGCTGGCCCGGCAGCTCGGCGTCGACCGGACGACCGTGCATCGCCGCCTGCGGCGCCTTTCGGCGCGCTGACCCGGCGCCCGCGATCCGGATCGCCAGGCGCGCCCCTGTGGCGCCACACCTGTCGCGCGCGCCACGGCGACCGCCACGGCCGGACGGCGCCCTCTGAGACCCAAGTGCCTGTGCGGCAAGGCTTCCCGCCCGGTCTGCCCGCTGGCACGCGGCTTGCGGTCGTCGGGTCCGAGCGGGCGGTCGACCCGCATCCTAAGGAACCAGGAGGAACGCATGCTGGACACCACACCCACGGGCCGCGCCGAGACCTTTCTCGCCCGCTTCGACGACGCCCTGCAGGCCGGCGACATCGACGCCGCCGTGGGGATGTTCGCCGACGAGTGCTACTGGCGCGACCTCGTCGCCTTCACCTGGAACATCAAGACGGTCGAGGGCCGCGACCAGGTGCGCGACATGCTCGAGCACTGCCTCAAGTCGACCAAGCCGCGCGAGTGGCACGTGGCCGAGGGCACCGAGGCGACCGAGAACGGAGGCGTGCTGGAGGCCTGGATCTCGTTCGAGACCGAGGTGGCGCGCGGCTACGGCCTGATCCGCATCCGCGACGGGCTGATCTGGACCCTGCTCACCACCATGGTGGAGCTCAAGGGCCAAGAGGAGAAGGCGGGATTCACCCGTCCGCTCGGGGCCAAGCACGGGGTGAACCCCGGCGCCAAGACCTGGAAGGAGGAGCGCGAGGAGGAGGCCCGGACGCTCGGCTTCACCAAGCAGCCCTACGTGCTCATCATCGGCGGCGGGCAGGGCGGCATCGCGCTCGGGGCGCGGCTCCGGCAGCTCGGCGTGCCGACCATCATCGTGGAGAGGAACGAGCGGCCGGGCGACAGCTGGCGCAAGCGCTACAAGTCGCTCTGCCTGCACGACCCGGTCTGGTACGACCACCTGCCCTATATCGACTTCCCGAAGAACTGGCCGGTCTTCTCCCCGAAGGACAAGATCGGCGACTGGCTCGAGTTCTACACGAAGGTGATGGAACTCAACTACTGGACCAAGACGACGGCGAAATCCGCCAAGTGGGACGACAAGGCGAAGGAATGGACCGTCGTGGTCGACCGCGACGGGCAGGAGATCGTGCTGAAGCCGAAGCAGCTCGTCTTCGCGACCGGCATGTCGGGCAAGGCCAACATGCCCAAGTTCAAAGGCATGGAGCGGTTCAAGGGCGAGCAGCACCATTCCTCGCAGCATCCCGGGCCGGACGGCTACAAGGGCAAGAAGGTCGTGGTGATCGGGTCGAACAACTCGGCGCACGACATCTGCGCGGCGCTCTACGAGGCGGGCGTGGACGTCACCATGGTGCAGCGGTCGTCGACCCATATCGTTCGGTCGGAACCGCTGATGGAGGTCGGCCTCGGCGACCTCTATTCGGAGCGGGCGGTGCAGTCCGGCATGACGACCGCGAAGGCGGACCTGATCTTCGCCTCGCTGCCCTACCGGATCCTGCATACGTTCCAGATCCCGGTCTACGAGAAGATCAAGGAGATGGACAAGGACTTCTACGCGGCGCTGGAGAAGGCCGGATTCAAGCTCGACTGGGGCGCGGACGGGTCCGGGCTCTTCATGAAGTATCTCCGCCGCGGCTCCGGCTACTACATCGACATCGGCGCCTCGCAGCTCATCATCGACGGCAAGATCAAGCTGGTCGGCGGCCAGGTCGAGGAGATCACCGAGAATGGGGTGAAGCTCGACAACGGCAGTGAGATCCCGGCCGACGTGATCGTCTACGCGACCGGATACGGGTCCATGAACGGCTGGGTCGCCGACCTGTGCGGGCAGGAGATGGCCGACAAGGTCGGCAAGGTCTGGGGGCTCGGGTCCGACACGCCGAAGGACCCGGGACCCTGGGAAGGCGAGCAGCGCAACATGTGGAAGCCGACCCAGCAGGAAGGGCTGTGGTTCCACGGCGGCAACCTGCACCAGTCGCGCCACTACTCGCAGTTCCTGTCCCTGCAGCTCAAGGCGCGCATGGAGGGCATCCCGACGCCCGTCTATGCGCTGCAGCCCTCCTACCACAAGGGCTGAGCCTGCGGGCCTGAGAACGGGGCGGCGCGGGGGAGGGGCCCGTGACCGCCCCAGGGGAGCCCTCGCGCCGTTGGCGCGGGGGCTTCGCGTGTTCCCGAAGCGACAGCCGGGCCGGGCTTCGGCTATGGTGGCCCCGGCCCGCCGGCAAGGGCCGGTTGCGGACACCGAGGGCGGAGTGACGGAGTGGACTGGCTGCGGCTTTCTCCCCAGGAATGGGTGGCTGTCGGACTGTCGCTGCGCGTCGCCACCGTCGCCACCCTGGCGAGCCTGCCGTTCGGCCTCGCGGTCGCCCACCTGCTGGCGCGCGGGCGCTTCCGCGGGAAGACGCTCGTCGACGGGCTCGTGCACCTGCCGCTGGTTCTGCCGCCGGTAGTGACCGGCTACGCGCTCCTGCTCCTCTTCGGCCGGCGCGGGCCGGTCGGGTCCTTCCTGGCGGAGCAGTTCGGCATCGTCCTGTCGTTTCGGTGGACCGGCGCGGCGCTCGCCTGCGCGGTGATGGGCTTTCCGCTGATGGTGCGCAGCATGCGGCTGGCGCTGGAGGCGATCGACGGGCGGGTGGAGGAGGCGGCGCGCACGCTCGGCGCCTCGCCGGCCTTCGTCTTTGCGACCGTGACGGTTCCGCTTGCCCTGCCGGGGATCCTGGCCGGCGCCGTGCTGGCCTTCGCCAAGGCGCTCGGCGAGTTCGGGGCGACGATCACCTTCGTCTCCAACATCCCCGGAGAGACGCAGACCATCCCGGCGGCCATCTACACCTACACGCAGGCCCCGGACGGCGAACTCGGGGCGCTGCGGCTCTCCGCCATCGCGGTGGTGATCTCGCTCGGCGCCCTGGTCGCGTCGGAGGCGATCGCCCGGCGGGCGGGCCGGTCCGGGAGGGGTACATGATCGGCTTCGCCTGCCGGCTCGCCCGGCCCGACTTCCTGTTCGACGTCGCCTTCGAGGGCGGGGAGGGGGTGACGGCGCTGTTCGGGCCCTCGGGTTGCGGCAAGACGACCGCGATCCGGCTGATCGCGGGGCTGGAGAGACCCGACCGCGGGCGGATCGCCGTCGACGACAGGGTGCTCGTCGACACGCAGGCCGGGACCGAGGTGCCGGCGCACCGGCGGCGCATCGGGCTCGTCTTCCAGGACGCCCAGCTCTTCCCCCATCTGTCGGTGCGCCGGAACCTGACCTACGGGCGCTGGTTCACGCCGGCCGCCGAGCGCCGGATCGGCCTGGACCCGGTGGTGGAGGTGCTCGGCATCGGCCACCTGCTCGACCGGCGGCCCGCGACCCTGTCGGGCGGCGAAAGGCAGAGGGTGGCGATCGGGCGCGCGCTCGTCGCCTCGCCGAGGCTCCTCCTCATGGACGAGCCGCTGGCGTCGCTGGACGCGGCGCGCAAGACGGAGATCATGCCCTTCATCGAGCGGCTTCGGGACGAGTTCCGGATCCCGATCGTGTATGTCAGCCACGCCGTCGAGGAGGTGGCGCGGCTCGCCGATCGGGTCGTGCGGCTCGAGCACGGGCGCGTGGCGGCGACAGGGACGCCCACCGAGGTGCTGGCGCCGAACGGGCTCGCCAGCGCGACGGAGCGATTCGAGGCCGTGTCGGTGCTGAAGGCCCGCGTGCGGGCCGTGATGGCCGGCTACGGGGTGACGGTCCTCTCCCATCCGGCCGGCGACATCGTCGTGCCCGGGATCCTCAGCGTGAGCCAAGGGGAGGTCCGCGTCGCCGTCAGGGCGACGAACGTCACCCTGGCGGTCGGCACACCCGGCAACCTCAGCATCCGGACGTCGCTCGCCGGCAGGGTCTCGGCGGTCGAGCGGGGCGCGGGGCCGCTGGCGCTCACCACGATCGCGCTGACCGGCGGCGACAGCCTCAAGTGCTACTCCACGCGGCTCGCCGTCGACAGCCTGGGGCTCGACGTCGGCGACGCGGTGCTCGCGCTCATCAAGTCGGTGTCGATCGACGAGCGCGGCGTGCCGGGGCTCGGCGGCGCGGCCGGTCCGTCAGTGGGGTAGGGGCGCCAGGCGCTCCTCCGGCACGACCCGCTCGAACTGCTCGGCCTCCGAGCGGACGCGATAGAACGCGACCGTCCCGTCGACCGGCAAGGGGCGGATGATCTCGGCGCTGCTGCCGCGCTCCCAGGGCGAGGCCGGCCTGTAGAGCACGCGCTCTCCGGCCTTGAACTTGTGCATGGCTAGTCCTCTGGATCAGGCGTTACCGGGTCACCGGCGCCTCCCAACGGCTTCGCCCGAGCCTTGTTCCCGATGCCCCCAGGGCCGCGCCCGCATGACGGTTGCAGATCCGGACGATGCCAGCGGACTGGGCATTTTTTTCGAAGGGTTCGTACGAGAGGGTACAGATACTGGACCGGCATGTCATATTCGGCTGCAATCTATTTTGGGATGTTGAATATACATCTACCGCATCGGCGTGGGACGTCACGGTCGTTCGCTCAAGGGTGAGCCAATTCTTGGACCTCTGCCCGGGTGTTGGTTCGAGCAGGTATCGGCAGAGTTCGCCGCGGTCTCCGGAATCGAAAGAACCACGAATGGACAAAGTCCTCAGTCCATCCTTGCGCAACCGGCTCGTGGCGACCTTGCCACCGGAAGAT
This window of the Prosthecomicrobium sp. N25 genome carries:
- the msuE gene encoding FMN reductase, which translates into the protein MSRSYLVGLAGNTQRPSRTLGLVEALVAEIGLRHPVDSEVHDLVDLGADLGATLDPRFAPPRLAGILDAIETADALVVASPVYKGAYTGLFKHLFDLIDPKGLAGKPVVIAATGGSERHSLVVDHALRPLFGFFGAAIVPTGVYGTEKEFLDYRPSHSALVARIGQAADETARLLRVHAGPAALARRA
- a CDS encoding sulfonate ABC transporter substrate-binding protein yields the protein MLTRRSTLALLGATAGAGWLGRPGAGHAQGGEPAREFRIGYQKSGGLVIARRQEALEKRLAARGIKVSYIEFQAGPPLLEALNLGAIDFGTTGDTPPIFAQAARANLVYVATIPAPGAGSAILVKRDGPIRSLADLKGRTIGFTKGSSAHNFTVNAVKKAGLAWSDIKPAYLSPADAGAAFANGSIDAWTIWDPFYAIAEKTQDARVLTTAEGIVETNSFYLANGTYAKANPGLVRDVLDELTRVAAWATEHPDEVARALAEVTGVALEHQQRAAARTRYAVTPVTEDVVRSQQAIADEFARLGLIPRTINVREAVWTPPVT
- the ssuD gene encoding FMNH2-dependent alkanesulfonate monooxygenase, yielding MAHPDKPIDFFWFIPTSGDGPYLGTDEGHRAPDHRYLREIATAVDRLGYGGVLLPTGANCEDSWITATALATATEKLRFLVAIRPGTASPAFYARLAAALDRVSNGRLLLNIVVGGSPRELAGDGIFLPHDERYDHAEEFFEVFETLARGGAATLEGRHIKAQGAKLQFPFVQKPRPPLFFGGSSDAAIAFSAGRVDKYLTWGEPPADVAEKIGRVRQAAAAKGRTVTFGIRLHFIVRETDEEAFAAADRLISRLDDATIAAQQAKFATESDSVGQRRMTALHGGRRDALYVAPNLWAGVGLVRGGAGTALVGSPATVAARLREYQALGIDTVIGSGYPHLEEAYRVAELLFPALGLSQTRGGQVLEGDFGTGAPRRRITGLAAAV
- a CDS encoding ABC transporter permease subunit; protein product: MAKSPLSAFVPYALPAAVIALWQVGSSLGLISDRVLPAPTDVVAAGWRLALSGELLANARSSAARAVSGLLIGGTIGFGLGLANGLSRASDRLTDTTVQMIRNIPHLALIPLVILWFGIGEEAKLFLVALGVFFPVYVNTVHGVRGVDGQLIEMGRIYGMSRWTLFRKVILPGALPSIFVGLRYALGIMWLTLIVAETISASSGLGYMAMQAREFMLVDVVVLSILIYALLGKLADVLARSLERRSLAWHPAFHNH
- a CDS encoding ATP-binding cassette domain-containing protein, producing MTSLARIDPTGPSVSPVPLGAGWGEAAAAPPAPPPEPRRAGVSLSLAGVGKAFGDKVVLEGIDLDVPAGQFLVVVGKSGCGKSTLLRLLVGLDQPTGGTIALGHGREGRANARIVFQEPRLLPWATVADNVAVGLPAARDRASARAAALDVLADVHLESRADEWPSVLSGGQRQRVALARALVSHPDLLVLDEPLGALDALTRITMQQFVERVWHAQGFTAVLVTHDVSEAVALGDRVVVVDEGRIALDLAVDLPRPRERGSPELAALEGRLLDAIFGVADVVY
- a CDS encoding RrF2 family transcriptional regulator codes for the protein MLTNKGKYGLKALAHLAGLEPGQTASIAGIAAAENIPKKFLDAILLDLRNAGFVRSKKGPGGGVALARAPDEIRLGDVVRSLDGPLAPIGCASRTAFRPCDDCSDLETCPVRLTMVDVRDAISRVLDTTTLAQMARRSANARAWSAGQGGTGP
- a CDS encoding (R)-mandelonitrile lyase yields the protein MDIQRAGSKPSGRGPSDWFTGTVRIDPLFSAPAPARVAGALVTFEPGARTAWHTHPLGQTLIVVSGRGLAQREGGPVEEIRPGDVVWFPPGEKHWHGASPETAMSHIAVQEALDGKTVDWLEHVGDAEYGGQRAG
- a CDS encoding sigma-54-dependent Fis family transcriptional regulator; this encodes MVSAKAHVQEIERVARGDSSTRDAAVLQSWLRCLNDYRLDPAKAQEAYIVPQTQLKEHREQAQELIRIGRSAIEGLFRHVMDQHYVLLLSDARGVTVDFMGDPTFDNQLRKAGLYLGSEWSESRAGTCAVGASIVSGEPVVIHQDDHFDTCHIGLTCTAAPIFDTFGDLTAVLDISQLRSPTAKASQHLALHLVSETARRIELANLMARTRHDWILRLSRSPDFLDVDPEAAVSVDASGRISGMTHGGFRALSRILGSAAGGTRGLIGQPISRFLDLEVDELPRLMRGRPNGERVVRTRGAAALFASAVAPVQSFRGGPATGSRVPRALRDLGFGDAAIEAVQVKASRLAGRDIPILIQGETGTGKEFLARAIHDSQPNPGRFVAVNCAAIPESLIESELFGYAPGAFTGASPRGKTGLIEAADGGTLFLDEIGDMPLGLQARLLRVLAEGEVTPVGAHRPKPVRFRLISASHHALDRLVATGAFRQDLFFRLNAATLKLPPLRERSDFDALADHVLKRAAEDLGVSVRLSAEARLALRRHDWPGNLRELANALKVAAALAEGGEIRREDLPDHAGATGPSGHPDPGEDLRARLAACGGNVSALARQLGVDRTTVHRRLRRLSAR
- a CDS encoding NAD(P)/FAD-dependent oxidoreductase, producing the protein MLDTTPTGRAETFLARFDDALQAGDIDAAVGMFADECYWRDLVAFTWNIKTVEGRDQVRDMLEHCLKSTKPREWHVAEGTEATENGGVLEAWISFETEVARGYGLIRIRDGLIWTLLTTMVELKGQEEKAGFTRPLGAKHGVNPGAKTWKEEREEEARTLGFTKQPYVLIIGGGQGGIALGARLRQLGVPTIIVERNERPGDSWRKRYKSLCLHDPVWYDHLPYIDFPKNWPVFSPKDKIGDWLEFYTKVMELNYWTKTTAKSAKWDDKAKEWTVVVDRDGQEIVLKPKQLVFATGMSGKANMPKFKGMERFKGEQHHSSQHPGPDGYKGKKVVVIGSNNSAHDICAALYEAGVDVTMVQRSSTHIVRSEPLMEVGLGDLYSERAVQSGMTTAKADLIFASLPYRILHTFQIPVYEKIKEMDKDFYAALEKAGFKLDWGADGSGLFMKYLRRGSGYYIDIGASQLIIDGKIKLVGGQVEEITENGVKLDNGSEIPADVIVYATGYGSMNGWVADLCGQEMADKVGKVWGLGSDTPKDPGPWEGEQRNMWKPTQQEGLWFHGGNLHQSRHYSQFLSLQLKARMEGIPTPVYALQPSYHKG